One genomic window of Magnolia sinica isolate HGM2019 chromosome 3, MsV1, whole genome shotgun sequence includes the following:
- the LOC131238910 gene encoding uncharacterized protein LOC131238910, which yields MVGYYSRFIKEFSKIVQPLTQLMKENNRFTWDENTKAAFQELKMRLTSSSVLTLSQEGETFMVYSDASKLGLGYQWLRPENMEALPLWEEFQLFFDHKSLKYIFMQKDLNMCQHWWIETLKDFHFNISYHPSKAKSAADALSWKTKH from the exons atggtaggatactACAGTCGCTTCATTAAGGAGTTCTCCAAGATAGTGCAGCCACTCACGCAACTGATGAAGGAAAATAACCGATTTACGTGGGATGAGAATACGAAAGcggcttttcaagagctgaaaaTGAGACTGACTTCCTCTTCAGTACTAACTCTTTCACAAGAAGGAGAGACGTTCATGGTGTATAGTGATGCTTCGAAACTGGGGCTGGGTTAT CAGTGGCTTCGCCCTGAAAATATGGAGGCACTACCTCTATGGGAAGAGTTCCAGTTGTTCTTCGACCACAAGAGCCTGAAGTACATATTCATGCAAAAGGACTTGAACATGTGCCAACATTGGTGGATAGAAACACTCAAAGACTTCCATTTCAACATATCTTACCATCCGAGTAAGGCGAAATCTGCGGCTGATGCACTGAGTTGGAAGACGAAACACTAG